The sequence TCAGTTTGTACGCCTCTTCCATGTTACGGCTGCGGTCTGCGTAAAAATAGCCGAGATAGTTCAGCGCGGGGGCGTAGTCCGGCGAAATCTCGAGCACCTGCTGAAGCCGGCGCTCCGTACTCTCCTCGTCGCCCAGCTCGTGGTAGACATTGGCCAGCGAGTACATCAGCTCCCGGCGGCCCTCGGCGTTGGTACTGTCCACCCGCTCCAGGCCCAGCAGAAGGACCTCGCGGGCCTGCTCGGGTTGCTCCCTCAGCATCAGCGCGTTGCTGTTGGCCAGGTAGGAGAGGAAATATCCCGGCACCCGTTCCCTGACCTCGGCGAACGAGCGGGCCGCGTCCTCGTAGTTCTCCTGCCGCATCTGGACCAGGCCCAGGATATACAGGCCGTTTTCACCGATAGAGCCTTTTTTGTGCAGACGGCGGAGAATTTCGTGAGCCTTGTCGGTCCAGTCGGAATTGAAATACATCCAGCCAAGCTGCTCGGCCGCCCAGACGCTGGTGTCTCCCCGGCTGATCGCCTCCTCGAGGATTCCCACAACCAGTTCCGGCCGCTCGGCTTTCAGCGAGGTCTCGGCCAGCCGGTCGAAACTCTCGCGCAGGGCTTCCGGTTCGAGCTCGATAAACCGGACGTAATATTTCAACGCCTCGTCCCATTCCTGATGCTGCTCGGCCAGATGACCCAGCATCTGGTGGGCGCGCGCCATGCTCTCATCGGATTCGATAGACTTTTCCAGGCTCTCGCGGCCCTTCTCGCTCTCGCCCTTCTTGAGATACAGCGCGCCGAGCTGAAGCATGTCGTTGGGATAGGACACGTCGGCGGGATCGACAATCCGCTCGTAGATCGGGATCATTTCCTCGTAGCGACCCGTGCTGTAATACAACCTCAGCAGGCTGCGGCGGCTGAACTCATCGTCAGGCTCGGCGGCGGCTATTTCCCGGTTGATTTCGATCGCCCGGTCCAGCCGGCCGATCGCCTCGGCCCCGATCGTCATCACCCTGCGCATCGCGGAGTCCAGGGTGTCTCCCTCCTGCTCACGGGCGTCCAGTTCATCCAGAAAGCCCGCCCAGGCCGCGGAATCCGCTGTTTCGTCCTCCCGGCCCGCGCCGCCGGTATTGCGCATCGCCTGCCTGGCGGTGATCAGCACCCGCGGCAGCATCTCCGCGGCCTCGCCTGGACGGAGCCGGAGGTAATCGAGGTAGTAGCTCAATGCGCTGTCCCAGCGGCGCTCGCTCTCCTCGATATTTCCCAGCAACTGATAGGCCTCGGCCATCGTGCTGTCCGCCTCGACCGCCATGCCCAGGTACTCGCTGGCCGGCTGCTTGCCGCCGATCCGAAGGTAGATTGCGCCCAGGTGGAACAGATCGCGCGGGTAGCTGCGCCGCTTGGGATTCAACAGGGGTTTGTAGTAGGCGATCAACTCCTGGAACCGTTCCTCCTGTTTGAGCAGTTCCAGCATCCGGCGGCGGTTCCACTCATCATCCGGGTTCTGCCGCAGGATATCCTTGTAGCGGTCGATCGCCTTGCCGTTTTCGCCCTTCCCCTCGTAACTGTAGGCCAGCAGCCTGAGCAGATCGCTATCCGTCTCCTCGCCCTGATGCACTTCGCCTTTCAGCAGGCCGATCACCTCGTCGTAGCGTTTCAGCTTGTAGAGCGCCTCGCCGCAGAGCGTGCGCAGGACCCTGCTCTCCCTGTCCAGCTTGCGCGCCCGCTCCAGATACTCCAGCGCCTGCTCGTACTGTTCGTTTTCCAGGGCCTCGTAACCGGCCAGCATCAGGCTCACCGCAGCTGAATCGAAACTGTCCCGCTCAGCCGATGAAACCCGGCCTGCCGTCAGCGCAACGCCCAGCAGCAGAAGCGCCAGCACGCAATATGTTTTAGCTGTGGCCAAACTCTTTCACTCCAGCTTTGTTGAGTCAAAATCCGTATCAGGATGGCAAATATACCCTGTAGCGCTGTTTACTGTCAAGCTCGGCACCCGGCGGGCCAGCGGCTAAAATCATCAATTTCATGGAGTTGGTCGGTTTACCGGCCGGTGGAAATTTTTGCCCCGCGCCGCTGTCTCTTATATATTACTGAGGTTTGGCCGCCGGTGTTTCATCTGATATCAATCTTCTCTAATACGGGGACCGGGCCTCAATGGACAGGATCAGGACAGCGGTGGTCGGTGCGGGCCATCTGGGCAGCCACCACGCCAGGATATATCACCAGCTCGAAACTGCCGAGCTGGTCGGCGTGCTGGACACCGACCTTGAGCGCGCCCGGGAGTGCGCCGCAGCCTATGGCGTCCGGGCCTTTTCCTCGCTGGAGGAACTGGCCGGCGAGGTCGATGCGGTCAGCCTGGCCGTACCGACCGACTCTCACCACGAGCTGGGCTGCCGTCTGCTGGATGCCGGAGTGCACGTGCTGGTGGAAAAACCGATCGCCTCGCAGCCGTCGGGCGCGGCGGAGATGGTGAAACTGGCCGGGGAGAAAAACCTGGTGCTGGCGGTCGGCCATGTGGAGCGTTTCAACCCGGCGCTGGTGGCTGCCTCCGGCGATATCGAGGACGCGGCGTATGTCGAGAGCGAGCGGCTGGCTCCGTTCAATCCGCGCGGCACCGAGGTGCCGGTGGTACTGGACCTGATGATCCACGACATCGATATCGTCCTCAGCCTGGTCCGCAGCGACGTGACCGGGGTCAGCGCGGTGGGCCTGCCGGTGTTCACCGGCCAGGTCGATATCGCCAACGCGCGGCTGGAGTTCGCCAACGGCGCGGTGGCCAATGTGTCGGCCAGCCGGGTCAGTATCAAGAAAGTGCGCAAAATGCGGTTTTTCAGCCCGAGCCGTTACGTATCGGTGGACATGCTAAAGCGCAGCGGCACCTCCTACGCCAAAAAACCCGGAGCCGAAATCTCGCTCGACCGCGACCCGGAGAAGATCCCCGAGATGCGCAAGCTGGTGGTGGTCAGGAAACTGCGCTGCGATAAAAAACGCGAGCCCCTGGCCGTGGAACTCGAGGATTTCCTGAACTGTATCAGCTCCGGCGGCAACCCGAAAGTCAGCGGCCGCGACGGTCTGCGGGCGCTGGAAGTGGCCGGGAGAATCATGGATGCGATCGAGAAATCGCATGCAGCCGGCATTGCTCAACTTTGACTCTCTCATTCAACCGGCGAGGTGGGACAATGAGCCTGATCTCGAACTGGCGGGAGCGGAAAAAGTTGATCGCCCGCACCAGCGGCCGCCCACCCTGGTTCCTGTTGGCGGTCCTGATCCTGGTCGCGCTGTTCATGTTCTACCTCGGCAACCTGGAACAGAGCATCCTCAAATAGATGTCTCACCTGATTGCGAGGCCGGATGGACCCGATCCACCTGTTTATCTCCGCCGGTGATCCCAGCGGGGAACGGCACGCGGCACGCCTGATCCGCAGCCTGAGGGACATGGGCGGAAGTCCTGTTGTGACCGGAATCGGCGGAGAGGCAATGCAGGCGGCAGGGGCCGAGCTGCTCTGCACCCAGGAGCGCCTGGCCGTGATGGGCCTGGTTGAAGTGGTCAAGCACCTCCCGTTCTTCTTCAGCCTGCTCGATCGGATCAGGGACCACCTGTCAGTCCACCGCCCTCAGCTGATGGTGCTGATCGACTTCCCCGACTTCAATTTCCGCCTGGCCAAAATCGCCAGGGAACTGGGTATCTCCGTCCTCTATTATATCAGTCCGCAAATCTGGGCCTGGCGCACGGGCCGCAAGCGCAAACTCGCCCGGCTGGCCGACCGGCTGGCGGTCGTCTTCCCGTTCGAGGTCGCTTTCTACCGCGACGAGGATATTCCGGTCGAGTTCGTCGGCCACCCGCTGATCGGAGAGCTGGAAAATGTCAGCAGCCGGGAATCGTTCCGCGCAGAACACGGCATCGAGCCGGATTGCCCGCTGGTGGGCCTGATGCCCGGCAGCCGCGTCCAGGAGATCGAGCGTCACATGGAGCTCTTTCTGGCCGCCGCCGGGCGCATGCGCGCCTGCCGCGGCGAACTTCGGTTCGCCGCGGGGATGCTGCCGCATACGGCGGCGGCCCTCGCTCCCGAACACCGGGACACCATTGAGCGCCTCGGCGTCAAGCTGATCCACGGCGACTCGCTGGGCCTGATCGCCGCCTCAGACATCCTGCTGACCAAGAGCGGCACCACCACCATGGAAGCCGCTCTGCTGGGCACGCCGATGGTGATCTCCTACCGCACCAGCGCGCTGAGTTACCTGATCGCCAGCAGGATGGTCACTATCGGGCATATCGGCATGCCCAACCTGCTCGACAGCGACCCGGCTATCCCCGAGTTGATCCAGCACGAGGTTACCCCGCAACGGATCGCTTCGCTGGCACTGGAGCTGCTCGACAACGACTCGACTCTGCGCAAACGCGTGCTGGAGCAGTGCGGCCGGGTGCGCCGGACCCTGACGACCGCCAAGCCAGCCAGTGTAAGAGTGGCGGAAATAGTGCTCGAGATGACGGGGGCCGGCTGATGGGCGACGTGCAACGCGGGGGCGGCGTGCTGAGCGGATTCAAGTGGCGGCTGATCGGTCTGCTGGGCAGCCTGGTGATCAGGCTGGTTTATCTGACAGTCCGTTCCCGGGAGATCGGCCTGGAGCATCTGGAAGAAGGCCGCGGCGAGCAATGGAAGCCGGTGATATTAGCGTTCCTGCACGGCCGTCTGCTGGGCAACTGCTACAACAACCGGGGCCAGGGCGCGTGCGTGATGGTCAGCCGCCACAAGGATGGCGAGCTTATCGCGCGGATCAACGACTGGCTGGGCTACACGGCGGCTCGCGGCAGCGCCACCCGGGGGGCCGTGCCCGCGCTCAAGGCTATCCTGCGAGCTATCGATCAGAACCGCGACCTGGCGTTCACGGTCGACGGGCCGCGGGGACCGGCGGGAGTGGTCAAGCAGGGCGTGGCCTACGCCTCCGCCCGTACCGGCCGCCCGGTGGTCCCCACCGCCGCCGGCTACAGCGCCTGCTGGCAATTGAACAACTGGGACCGTTTCCAGATCCCCAAACCGTTCAGCCGGATGGTGGTCGCCTACGGAGCGCCCCTGCAGGTGCCGGATGAGCCTGACGGGGAAGAAATCGACCGCTGGCGCCAACGGATCGGCCGGGCGCTCGAGGAAGTCTCCCGCACCGCGGACCTGGCGGCGGCTCCGGCCAGACGGATGGACAGCGCTGCGGCGGCCGGCGCAGTCGAAAGATTTCTGACCCGCCCACGCAACCGCACTTATCACTTCCCAGTCCTGGCTGTCCTGGCTCCATTCGAGCTTGTCTACCGGCTGGCCTGGAAACTCAGGGAAAACCTGTTCCGCTCCGGACGGATCAAAACCTGCCGGCCGCCCGTACCGGCCGTCTGTGTGGGCAGCCTGTTCGCCGGAGGGTCGGGCAAGACGCCCCTGACTGTCCACGTGGCCGCGCGGCTGGCAGCTCGGGGCCTGAGGGTGGCCGTGCTGAGCAGGGGCTATGGCGGCGCTGCCGGCGGCGGCGAACCGGTTGTGATCCGTCCCGGCGCCGCGCGCGGAGAGAGCCTGAGCGTGGTCGCGGTCCAGGCCGGTGATGAAGCCGCGATGATCGCCCGCAGCCTGCCCGAAGTGGCCGTGGTGGTCTGTCCGGATCGCGCCGCGGCGGCCGGGACTGCGGTGAGTTACTGCGACGCCGAAGTGCTGGTGCTCGACGACGGGTTCGGACACAGGCGGCTGGAACGCGATTTGGATATTCTTGTCTTTTCCGGGTCGCAGGTCATGGGACCAACTCACACCTTTCCAGCCGGGTTCCTTCGCGAGCCGGTGGAGGCCGCCGGTCGCGCCGGAGCAATCGCCATCCGCGGCGGCCTGCTCACCCGCTTCGATAAACCCGGTTTCCCGCCGGAACTGCCGGAGTGGGCCGAGGGCAAACCACGGCTCCACATTCGTACGAGGATAGCGGGAGTGTCGCCGCTGGAGTCCTGGAGAGAGGGAGGCGAGGCGAAACTCTCAGACCTGCGGGAAACAGTGGAAGGCAAGCCTGTGGTCGCGTTCTGCGCGCTGGCGAACCCTGCTGGTTTCAGTGACCTGCTTGCCGGCCAGGGGGCCGCCTCGCTGGAGCTGGCCGCCTGGCCCGACCATCACCGTTACAGCCAAACCGACCAGCGGGAACTCCGGGAACTGGCGAAGAGGCGGGGCGCGGTGCTGGTGACCACGGAGAAAGACGCTGTCAAGCTGGACCCCCGACTGGTCGGCGGCGATACGCTGGTGGTCTGCCTGGGCCTGGAGGAACGCAATCCGGCCGTGCTCGACAGCCTGCTGGATAAAATGCTGTCCACCCGCTCCTCCCCGCTTGACAGCCGGGAACGATAAGCCGAGATTTAATTGTTCATCACCGAATTACTACCTTTAATGTCGAGGGACACCCGATGTCCGAAGCACAGCCCGCAAAAAAATCCACCGGTTTCAAACGCAGGTACAAACCAGGTCCGACCAATATCTACCGGACCGACTTCCTGGTGGTCGGCAGCGGGATCGCCGGGCTGTCGTTCGCGCTGAAAGCCTGCGAACAGGGCGACGTGATCGTGTTCACCAAGAAGGAAAACTACGAGAGCAACACCAACTACGCCCAGGGCGGAATCGCCGCGGTGCAGGACGAGCAGGAGGATAGTTTCGAGCTGCATATCCAGGATACGCTCGAGTGCGGTGCGGGTCTCTGCAACCGCGAGGCGGTGGAGGTGCTGGTGCGCGAGGGCCCGGCTGGGGTGGCCGAGCTGAACAGTTGGGGCGTGAGATTCACCCGCGACCGCGAACACCCGGAACGCCTGAGCCTGGGCCGCGAGGGCGGCCACAGCCGCCGGCGGATTGTCCGGGCCGACGACCTGACGGGCCGCGAGGTGGAACGCGCCCTGCTCGAGGAACTCAAGGGACGCAAGAACGTAATGGTGCTCGAAAATCACCTGGCGGTCGACCTGATCGTGCATGCGATGTCCGCCGGGCACCGCCGCTGCGTGGGCGCGCTGGCCCTGGACCGCACCGCCGGCAGTGTCAAGGCCTTTGTCTCGCGGGTGACCTACCTGGCCGCCGGCGGCTGCGGACGGGTTTACCAGCACACCACCAATCCGGCGATCGCCACGGGTGACGGGATCGCGATGGCCTGGCGCGCCGGGGCGCGGGTAGCCAACATGGAGTTTATCCAGTTCCACCCCACGGCGCTCTACGGCCTGGACGAAAAATCGTTCCTGATCTCCGAGGCGGTCCGCGGCGAGGGCGCGATCCTGCGTAAGCTCGACAACAACACGTTCATGGATAAGTACCACACCATGGGCTGTCTGGCCCCGCGCGACGTGGTCGCCAGGGCGATCGACCGCGAGATGAAACTCTCAGGCGACAAACATGTCTGGCTCGACTGCTCGCCGATCCCCAAAGACCAGATCCGCGAGCGCTTTCCAAATATCACCGCCGAGTGCCTCTCGCGCGGGATCGATATCACCACCGACCCGATCCCGGTGGTGCCCTCGGCACACTATGTCTGCGGCGGAGTGGTGACCGATATCGACGGACGGACCAATATCGAAGCGCTGCTGGCCGCCGGCGAGGTGACCTGCACGGGAGTCCACGGAGCCAACCGGCTGGCCTCAAACAGCCTGCTGGAGGCTGTCGTGTTCGCCCGGCGCGCACACCGCACAGCCGTGAAACTGCTGGACGAGATCGATCTCGGCGAGATCGACTCCTCGACATTCGAGTACGGCAAAGTCAGCGTCCACAACTACGACGGCGTGTTTCTCTCGCACAATCAGGCCATGCTGCGGATGACCATGTGGGACTATGTCGGGATCGTGCGCTCCAACGACCGGCTGGCCGAGGCTCGCAAATGGCTCAAAACGCTTTCGGCCGAAATCGAGCAGTTCTACGCCAACTGCCCGCTCAACCCGGACCTGGTGGAGCTGCGCAACATGGCCGAGGTAGCCCAGCTGATTGCCAAGTGCGCCCGTCTGCGACGGGAAAGCCGCGGCCTGCACCAGAATGTCGACTACCCCCGTACCAACGACCGCTCTTATCTCAGGGACACCGTGCTGGAGAAAAAGTATTGAGCCAGTTATTGCCGCTGACAGCTCTCCTGCTGATCCTGGCCGGCTGCGGAGGTTCGCCCTCGAAGGCCGGCAGTGCGGAGGTGCGTTTTGACGGCGGCCTGGCGCTGGAGGCAGTTCGCGCCCAACTCGCGTTCGGTCCCCGCGTGCCGGGCACGGAGGGCCACGCCGGTTGCGCGCAGTGGATGATCGACGAGTTCTCCCGCTACGCCGACAGTGTGGCCGCCGACCGCTGGGATCACGTAACCGCCGCAGGCGACAGCCTGCCGCTGATCAATATCACCGCCTCGTTCAACCCATCCGAGCGAAAACGCGTGCTGCTCTGCGCCCACTGGGACACCAGGCCTGTCGCCGATCAGGACCCCGACCCGGCAAAACGCGGCAGCCCGATCCCCGGCGCCAACGACGGCGGCAGCGGCACGGCGGTCCTGCTGGAACTGGCCCACGTGTTCGCGGCCAACCCGCCGGGGGTTGGAGTCGATCTGGTGCTGTTCGATGGCGAGGACTACGGTGATTTCAACGCCGGCACGGACGTGCTGCTCGGCTCGCTCCGGTTCGCGGCACACAACAGGCGCTACCGCCCCAGGCTGGGTATCCTGCTGGACATGGTGGGCGACGCCGACGCTGAATTCCCCTACGAGGGCTATTCGTGGCAGTGGCTGAACCGGGATGTGGAACTGGTCTGGGACACGGCCCACGAGCTGGGCTACGGGAACTATTTCGTCCGTCAGCAGGGC is a genomic window of Candidatus Glassbacteria bacterium containing:
- a CDS encoding tetratricopeptide repeat protein; translated protein: MATAKTYCVLALLLLGVALTAGRVSSAERDSFDSAAVSLMLAGYEALENEQYEQALEYLERARKLDRESRVLRTLCGEALYKLKRYDEVIGLLKGEVHQGEETDSDLLRLLAYSYEGKGENGKAIDRYKDILRQNPDDEWNRRRMLELLKQEERFQELIAYYKPLLNPKRRSYPRDLFHLGAIYLRIGGKQPASEYLGMAVEADSTMAEAYQLLGNIEESERRWDSALSYYLDYLRLRPGEAAEMLPRVLITARQAMRNTGGAGREDETADSAAWAGFLDELDAREQEGDTLDSAMRRVMTIGAEAIGRLDRAIEINREIAAAEPDDEFSRRSLLRLYYSTGRYEEMIPIYERIVDPADVSYPNDMLQLGALYLKKGESEKGRESLEKSIESDESMARAHQMLGHLAEQHQEWDEALKYYVRFIELEPEALRESFDRLAETSLKAERPELVVGILEEAISRGDTSVWAAEQLGWMYFNSDWTDKAHEILRRLHKKGSIGENGLYILGLVQMRQENYEDAARSFAEVRERVPGYFLSYLANSNALMLREQPEQAREVLLLGLERVDSTNAEGRRELMYSLANVYHELGDEESTERRLQQVLEISPDYAPALNYLGYFYADRSRNMEEAYKLIERALEKDPDNGHYLDSMGWILFKMGRAENALDYIRNSLANLRKQQRQDKEYSEVYEHLGDIYLVLGKTDLAREAWRNSLEIDRDNSEVERKLNELDKRKNQ
- a CDS encoding Gfo/Idh/MocA family oxidoreductase codes for the protein MDRIRTAVVGAGHLGSHHARIYHQLETAELVGVLDTDLERARECAAAYGVRAFSSLEELAGEVDAVSLAVPTDSHHELGCRLLDAGVHVLVEKPIASQPSGAAEMVKLAGEKNLVLAVGHVERFNPALVAASGDIEDAAYVESERLAPFNPRGTEVPVVLDLMIHDIDIVLSLVRSDVTGVSAVGLPVFTGQVDIANARLEFANGAVANVSASRVSIKKVRKMRFFSPSRYVSVDMLKRSGTSYAKKPGAEISLDRDPEKIPEMRKLVVVRKLRCDKKREPLAVELEDFLNCISSGGNPKVSGRDGLRALEVAGRIMDAIEKSHAAGIAQL
- the lpxB gene encoding lipid-A-disaccharide synthase gives rise to the protein MDPIHLFISAGDPSGERHAARLIRSLRDMGGSPVVTGIGGEAMQAAGAELLCTQERLAVMGLVEVVKHLPFFFSLLDRIRDHLSVHRPQLMVLIDFPDFNFRLAKIARELGISVLYYISPQIWAWRTGRKRKLARLADRLAVVFPFEVAFYRDEDIPVEFVGHPLIGELENVSSRESFRAEHGIEPDCPLVGLMPGSRVQEIERHMELFLAAAGRMRACRGELRFAAGMLPHTAAALAPEHRDTIERLGVKLIHGDSLGLIAASDILLTKSGTTTMEAALLGTPMVISYRTSALSYLIASRMVTIGHIGMPNLLDSDPAIPELIQHEVTPQRIASLALELLDNDSTLRKRVLEQCGRVRRTLTTAKPASVRVAEIVLEMTGAG
- the lpxK gene encoding tetraacyldisaccharide 4'-kinase, which produces MGDVQRGGGVLSGFKWRLIGLLGSLVIRLVYLTVRSREIGLEHLEEGRGEQWKPVILAFLHGRLLGNCYNNRGQGACVMVSRHKDGELIARINDWLGYTAARGSATRGAVPALKAILRAIDQNRDLAFTVDGPRGPAGVVKQGVAYASARTGRPVVPTAAGYSACWQLNNWDRFQIPKPFSRMVVAYGAPLQVPDEPDGEEIDRWRQRIGRALEEVSRTADLAAAPARRMDSAAAAGAVERFLTRPRNRTYHFPVLAVLAPFELVYRLAWKLRENLFRSGRIKTCRPPVPAVCVGSLFAGGSGKTPLTVHVAARLAARGLRVAVLSRGYGGAAGGGEPVVIRPGAARGESLSVVAVQAGDEAAMIARSLPEVAVVVCPDRAAAAGTAVSYCDAEVLVLDDGFGHRRLERDLDILVFSGSQVMGPTHTFPAGFLREPVEAAGRAGAIAIRGGLLTRFDKPGFPPELPEWAEGKPRLHIRTRIAGVSPLESWREGGEAKLSDLRETVEGKPVVAFCALANPAGFSDLLAGQGAASLELAAWPDHHRYSQTDQRELRELAKRRGAVLVTTEKDAVKLDPRLVGGDTLVVCLGLEERNPAVLDSLLDKMLSTRSSPLDSRER
- the nadB gene encoding L-aspartate oxidase, coding for MSEAQPAKKSTGFKRRYKPGPTNIYRTDFLVVGSGIAGLSFALKACEQGDVIVFTKKENYESNTNYAQGGIAAVQDEQEDSFELHIQDTLECGAGLCNREAVEVLVREGPAGVAELNSWGVRFTRDREHPERLSLGREGGHSRRRIVRADDLTGREVERALLEELKGRKNVMVLENHLAVDLIVHAMSAGHRRCVGALALDRTAGSVKAFVSRVTYLAAGGCGRVYQHTTNPAIATGDGIAMAWRAGARVANMEFIQFHPTALYGLDEKSFLISEAVRGEGAILRKLDNNTFMDKYHTMGCLAPRDVVARAIDREMKLSGDKHVWLDCSPIPKDQIRERFPNITAECLSRGIDITTDPIPVVPSAHYVCGGVVTDIDGRTNIEALLAAGEVTCTGVHGANRLASNSLLEAVVFARRAHRTAVKLLDEIDLGEIDSSTFEYGKVSVHNYDGVFLSHNQAMLRMTMWDYVGIVRSNDRLAEARKWLKTLSAEIEQFYANCPLNPDLVELRNMAEVAQLIAKCARLRRESRGLHQNVDYPRTNDRSYLRDTVLEKKY
- a CDS encoding M28 family peptidase; this translates as MSQLLPLTALLLILAGCGGSPSKAGSAEVRFDGGLALEAVRAQLAFGPRVPGTEGHAGCAQWMIDEFSRYADSVAADRWDHVTAAGDSLPLINITASFNPSERKRVLLCAHWDTRPVADQDPDPAKRGSPIPGANDGGSGTAVLLELAHVFAANPPGVGVDLVLFDGEDYGDFNAGTDVLLGSLRFAAHNRRYRPRLGILLDMVGDADAEFPYEGYSWQWLNRDVELVWDTAHELGYGNYFVRQQGTHVIDDHVPLFKAGIHCIDVIQMGLPYWHTHGDDIDKLSAATLEAVGRTVAEVVRSFAE